The genomic window CCCGAAGCCCCTCCGCCGGTCCACGACGCGGCGGCTCCGGGGGAGCAGCGGCGGAGCGTCCTCGACGGACGGAAGCTGATGCGCGACTTCGGAATCCCGGGATACACCCCTCTGGAAAAGGGGCTGGAAACGACGATCTCGTGGTTCCGACGTCCCGGGAGCCTCGTTCGGAATCCGGAGCACCTGGCCGCTCCGCGGCTCGCCGAATAGACGCCCCGGGGGCCGAGGAGTCGGAAGAACGACTGTCGGGCCGGCGTCAGGCCTCCGACGTCGCCCCGACGAAGTCTTCCTGCGCCACGTCGGCGACGACCGCGGATGCCGCCGCCTCCGGCATCAGCCGCAGCGTCTGCTCGTCCTTCGGGAGGATCTCGTCGTTCCAGCAGAGCTCGCGGGTCCCCAGGAGGATGCGGTCGACGCATTCGGCGCCCATCTGCACCGCGTGATCCATGTTCCCGATCTCGTACTTCCACGCGCCGAAACGCCCGCGCGAATGGATGTTCCTCGCCTCGAGCCACGGCTGGATCACGGAGAGGCCGGCGTCGCGGTCGAGAGAGGGAATCGGGTACGTGTAGTCGCGGACGATCAGGTGCGTGTCGACGATGTCGCGCCGGTCCGCGGGGGAGAGGAGACGGCTCGCGACCATCCCGTCGATCACCTCGTCGACGACCGTGTCGAGGTTCACCGGCTTGTACGGCGAGCGCGAAACCTCCGCGAGCAGCGAATAGTGCGTCGAGGCGTCCGGCACGACCTCCGGCGAGTAGTTCGAGAGGTACGTGACGCGGTAGAACGGCGACGAGGATTCCGGGAAATACATCCAGCACTTCTTCGATGGACACGGCTGGCGCACGCCGACCCCGACGATCGCACTCCCCGAATGGAGGAGATCTCCGGTCGCCCGGCGAACCTCCGGGGGAGCCTCGGCGATTCCTTCGACGAGGCGGTCGAGCGGGATCGTCGAGACGAGCTCGTCGTAGTCGACTTCCTTCCCGGTGTCGAGCGTGACGCGCTTGCGCCGGGCATCGATCGAGATGACCGAAGCGCCGTACCGGATCTTCCCGCGCAGGGTCGCCGCGATCCGGGTGAACAGGCCCCCCGTCCCGCCGTGGAGCGGGTACTTGAACGTGTTGTTCGGCCCCCACGAGACGTCGTCGCGGTCGAGGATCACGTTTCCCAGGACGCGCTCGATGTCGACGACCGGAACGCGCTCGCCGATCCAGCGGGTGCCGAGCATCCGGGGCGGGTGCGCCCAGACCTTGAAGTTATAGGGCATCATGAAGTGCTTCGCGATGCCGGCGCCGAAGACGCCATGGATCAGATCCTCGAAGTTGTCGTACGGAGATTGCCCGGCTCGGTTCGCCTCGATCAGGCCCAGCACGCATTCGAGGACGGCTTCCTTCGGGAGGTACTTGATGTTGTTCTGGAAAGGATACGGGAGGAAGCGGTCCATGATCCAGATCCAGCTCTCGCGCTCGAGCTCCTGGTATCCGTCGCCGAGCATCCGGTCGAAGAGCTCGTCGAAATAGCGGAAGTGCGAGAAGAGGACGTGCCCGCCGATGTCGTAGACGAACCCGTTCCGGCTGGTTTCGCTCGATGCGAGCCCGCCGGGCGTGGCCCGCGCCTCGAGCACTTCGAAGTCGTCGTGGCCGAGCTCCTTCAGCCGGTAGGCGGCGGCGAGCCCCGCCGGTCCCGCGCCGAGGATGAGGATCCGGCTCATGCGCTCACCGTCTCGCTCGCGGTGCCGTCTCCGGCCGCCGGCGCGGCCGCGCGCACGAGCGACTCCATCTTCGCGATCGTCTGCTCCCAGGAGGACCGCCGGGCGACGTCGCAGCCGCGCTCGGGGTCGATCGCGCGGCCCTCCAGGATCTCCCGCGCCCGGGCCGCGAACTGGCCGCGGTCGGAGATGTGCACCGTGTCGCCGAAGTTCCGCACGACGTCCCGGATGGGCGTCGAAAGCACCGGCCGGGCGGAGGCGAGATACTCGAGAGTTTTCGTCGGATTGATGAACTGGCTCGCCTCGTTCATCGCGAACGGCATGAGGCAGATCTGGAATCCCGCGATATAGGACGGGAGGTCCGCGTAATCGCGCGGACCGAGATAGTGGAGGTTCGCCGCGCGCGGAAGCGACGCGGGATCGACCTTCACGACGGGTCCGACGAACACGAGCGACCAGTCGGGATTCTCGCGCGAGAGCGCGCCGATCAGCGGGTAGTCGAGCCGCTCGTCGATGACTCCGACGTAACCGAGCCGGGGCGCCGGAATCCCGCGGAGGTCAGCGGCGACGTCGGCCTCTCCCGCCGCGCGGTGGAAGTGGTCGAAATCGACGCCGCATCCGAAGAAATGGACGTTGTCGTGGAGCCGGCTCTTGGCGCGGTAGAGCTCGTAGCCGCCCGTGAAGACGACGTCGGCGAGGGCGAGGAGCTCCTTCTCGCGCTCGGCGAGCTGGCGCGGTGCGAAAGCGAACTGCGTGAGCTCGTCCATGCAGTCGTAGACGACCGCGATCGGATCGTCGAACGCGTCGAGCTGCGGGGTGAGCTGGGGGCTGTAGAACCAGTGGACCGCGCGATCGAATCCCGCCGGCCGCTCCTTTCGGAGGAGGCGAACGACCTCCCGCTCCCGCTCGAGGCTTCCGGTTTCGTCCGGGCTCGCCTCCGGAAGATGGGGTTGGACGACGAGGACGTTCGGCCACGGCTCGGACACGACGAGACGGGGAGGGCCGTCGGCGGCGACCACGGGCTCTTCGATGAAGAGAACCGGATGATGGAGCGCGAGTCTCGAATGGATCTGCTGAGGGCGCTGCCAGACGAAAGACCAGCGGAGGTGCGAGTGGACGACGAGCGGGAAGTCTCCGGGAACGAGAGGAGGACCGGCCGGTTGGGTGTCCACACTTCGTCCGTGCTCTGTCGAGCGCTCTCTCATTGCGATGCCACCTTTCCGCTTCGGGGGAAGCCGAATTGATTTTTTAGACGAGCCGCCTCGCGGCTCCGTCACCCCGAACGAAGCAATCGACGTACCAAGGGAAGCGTGGCAAATGCGGAAAAGAAACGGGTAGAGGTCGTCGCGGGATCAGCGATTCGGACGTATAATCGAGGCCGCGCGAAGGGGGCGCGCCAACCTGATCAGTTCGGCGCCCCCTTCGCGGGTGTTCTGGTAGGCCGTCTGCCCGCCCCCTTGCAAAACGCATTCCTGACTGTCGGATGGAAGATCGAGCCGTGCGGGGCCGCCCGATCGATCCCGGCGCCGCGGCTCGGGCCGCGACGCCGGGGTGGGCGAGTTGGAGCGTCAGACGACGCTGCGGCGTCCGGTGAAAAGATGAACGATGACGGAGATGACGGCGAGCACGAGCAGGAGGTGAATGAGCCCTCCAACGTGAAACGCCACGAGTCCGAGCAACCATGCGACAAACAGGATGATTCCGATCGTGAGAAGCATGCGCGCCCTCCTTTCGCGAGGGGTATCAGCAAGGGTCGTGCCCCGGTTCCGAAAGCCGGGATAAGTCGCGGCGCCACAGACTCCTGACGCGCCCCCGGGGAGGACGGCTCGCACCTTGCACAGGCAGGACGTGATGAGCGCGAAGAGACATGCGGAGCCGGAGGAGCTCCGCAACGGACCCGACCGGGTCGACATCGAGGAGGCGCCTCCCGAACAGATCCGCGAGCGGGAAGACGTTCGGGAAGCGCTCCGACAGACCGCGAGCGAGGGAAGAACCCGGCCGGTCCCCCACACCGGCGACAAGATCTTCTTCGGGATCTCGGCCGCTGCGGCCCTTCTTCTCGCGGTCTTCTATCTCGGGCTCGTTCGCGAGATCGACCTGCTGGACCCCGTCAACTCGCCTCTCCTCCGGCGGGGGACCCTCGCCGCGCTCCTCATCGCCGCCGTCCTCATCTTCAACCGCGCCACGTCGGTGTTCGTCGTCTCGCGGATCGAGAGCGCGGTCTCGAAATACAACCTGAAGCGGGTCCTCCGGCTCGTTGCGGGCATGTTGATCGTCTCGATCGCTTTCACCGTGCTGTTCGTGAACTGGCGCACGACCCTCGCTTCCCTCGGCCTCATCTCGCTCGTCCTCGGACTGGCGCTGCAGGCGCCGCTCACCAGCTTCTTCGGCTGGGTGTACATCCTCGCGAAGTCGCCGTACCACGTCGGCGATCGCATCGAGATCGACGATGCCGTCGGGGACGTGATCGACGTCGGCTACCTCGACACGACCCTCTGGGAAGTCGGAGGGAAGTACATCTCGGGAGACCATCCGAGCGGCCGCATCGTCAAATTCCCGAACTCGAAGGTCCTGAACACGACGATCTTCAACTACTCGTGGCCGCTCTTTCCCTACATCTGGAACGAGGTCAAGTTCCAGGTCGCCTACACGGCCGATTTCGAGTTCATCGCGCGGACTCTCGAGGAGGAGGCCCAGAAGGAGATCGGCTCCAAGATGCTGAAGCGGATCGAGGTGTTCCGTGAACTCCTGTCGCGCACGCCGGTCGATCAGCTGAACGTCAAAGAACGGCCGGCCGTCTTCTTCCGCGTCAACGTCAACACCTGGATCGACGCGCGCGTTCGCTACCTCGTCTCCCCGCGGAACGCCGGAACCGTCAAGACCCGGCTCACGAAAGCGCTCCTCAAGAAGGTACAGGAAAACCCGGATAAGTTCCGCGTTCCGAACGACAACAACCGCTGAGCCCCATTGTGGCCCGGGCCTTGCACCACGAAGCCCCGTATCGCTCCTGAAGTTTTTCGAAACCGGCCACGGTTTCGACGGCCCCGAGAACCCCAAAATTCTCGGGGCCTTTTTACGCGTCGCGGGGGGCTCGCGGACCGGAGCCGGCTCGACAAGCGCCGCGTCAGCGGCGATTGAGCGCGAGGACCGCCACCGCCGCCAGTCCCGTGACCGCCAGCAGCTTCCACCCCGCGCGGCTCTTCCGGATCGCGCCGCCGTGAACGGGGGAGCGGCGCTGGCGAATCATCTCCGCTCCCGTGCCGATCGCGAGCGCGAGGAGCTTCGGCGCCTGCCGGCGCAATCGACGGCGCATCGCGAGCTCGAGTCCCGTCGCGATGCCGAGGGCGAGGAGCCGCGGCGCCTGGCGTCGGGCCTGCCCCTTCATCTCTCCGGCGATTTCCGACCAGTCGATCGCGTGCGACATCAACCTCTCTCGATCCCGAGGAAGAATCCCATCAGAATTCCCGCCGCGAGCCCGGCTCCGAGGGCCGCGCCCGGATTCTCCCGCGCGAACCGCTGAAGATCACCCGAGGTCCGGTTCCACCGATCCGCGAGATCATCGAGGGGACTCGGCTCCGGCCGGCAGGCCTCGATGAACTGCGCGCCCCTTGCGACCTCCTCGCCGAACGGTTCCAAGCATAGCGCCATCGTCGTCCTCACTTTCGTGAAAAAGGCAAAGCAACGCATGAGCCAATTGCATCGACTGGCAGGGACCTTGCACGGTCATGTTTGAGCGGATTTCTGCCAGGCCCTGACAAAAAGGGTTGACATCGTCCTGCCCGATCGGGCAGTCTCCCTGCAGCGATTTAACGGTTTTCCCTTCGGAGGAATCGCTGCAACTCGGACCTGCCGCCTGGAATTCTCCCGAACGGTGAGCCTCGGTTAAACGGCGAACGCCTTTCGCCACTGCCCACGGAGGACCGATGCTTCCTCGTCAACCCGAACCGTGCTCTTCGTCTGTCCGGCCGCGCCTGGGGATTCTCGTCGGCGCGCTGCTCTTCTTTCTCGCGTTCGCCGGCAGCGCGCGGGCCCTCGAGTTCTACGCCTCCCCCTCGGGTTCGTCCTCCGGAGACGGCAGCATCTCGCGTCCGTGGGACCTGACGACCGCGCTCAAGCAGCCGTCGGCGTTGAAGCCCGGCGACACGCTGTGGCTCCGGGGCGGCCGGTACTACGGTCCGTTCGTGAGCTATCTCACCGGAACGTCGTCGGCGCCCATCACCGTCCGGCAGTATCCCGGCGAGCGGGCGACGCTCGACGGCGTGAACGCCGGAGGGCACACGATCCTGCAGGTGAGCGGCGCCTACACCCGCTACTGGGGATTCGAGATCATGAGCTCCAACACGAATCGGACGTCGTCGTCGGTGTCGGGCTCGGCGGTCACGACGATGCAGACGCCGGGGCATCCGGGGTTGAAGTTCATCAACCTCGTGATCCACGACACGCTCGGCAACGGCTTCTGGATCGACGCGACCGACATGGAGATGAACGGGTGCATCGTGTACTACAACGGATGGTCGGCGTCGGATCGGGGCCACGGCCACGGGATCTACGCCCAGAACAACACGGGCACGAAGCGCTTCATCGACAACATCATCTTCCAGCAGTTCGACAAGGGCATCCAGTTCTTCGGCGGCACGGCGGCCCCGATCAACAACATGGACACCGAGGGAAACACGGTCTTCCAGAACGGCTACATCGACAGCACGGAGTCCAACAACATCGAGATCGGCGGCGGCTTGATCGCGCAGAACCCCGTGTTCAAGAACAACTATTCGTATTACTCGAACATCGGGAAGGAAGACATCGGCGGCTACAACACGGCGGGAACGTCGAACCTGGTCTACGAGAACAACTACGACTCGGCCGACAACGACTGGCCGACGCAGTTCACCGGACTCAACGGGTACACGATCACCGGGAACGTTTTCCATGGCCACAGCGGCGGATTCTCGACCAGCGCGTATCCGTCGAACACGTTCTACCTCGGCAGCCCGCCGCCGAATCCCCCGAACCAGGTCTTCGTCCGGCCGAACGCATGGGAGCCGGGACGCGCGAACATCACGTCCTACAACTGGGCCCACAACGCGACGGTCTATCCGGACGTCAGCGCGGTCCTGAAGGTCGGCGACGTCTACGAGGTTCGAAACGCCCAGAACTTCTACGGCCCGCCCGTCGCGACCGGCACCTATGCGGGGGGAAGGATTCCGGTGCCGACCACCGGCCTGCCCTCGGCGCCGCCGATCGGCTGGTCGACGCCGGCGGCGACCGGCCCCGAGTTCAATGCCTACGTGCTCCTGCGAAAGTCCGGCTCGACCACGACCACGACGGGGAGCGCGCCGGACCCGCATTTCTCGATCAAGCCGAACCCGGCTCCGGTCAACACGGCCGTGCAGTTCCTCGACACGACGTTGAACAAGCCGACCTCCTGGACGTGGGCGTTCGGCGACGGCGCGACCTCGACGTCGCAGAACCCGACCCACACCTACACGGGCAAGGGCACGTTCACGGTCCGATTGACCGTCAAGAACGCTTACGGATCGGCGAGCACGACGAACACGATTTCGATCTACTGATCCGCGGCGGGGGCCGCTCGTCTTCCCGCGCGGCCGCCCTCCCGGGCGGCCGCGGCTTTTTCGTCGTAGACTCGTGCGCCATGAAGCGACTTCGCATGGGTCTCCTCGCCGCCGCCGCCCTGGCCGCGGGGTGCGCCAGCGTCGTCCCGGGCTCGGAAAAGGTCGTTCTCACCCGCGACGAGAAAGCGGTCGCGGGATGCAAGGAGCTCGGGACCGTCAACGTCTGGCTTTCCTTCAGCTTTGCCGATGCCCGCCACCAGCTCCGGAACCGGGCGCTCGCGCTGAAGGGAGACGTCGTTCTCGTCAGCTCTCCTTTCGGCGAGAGCTCGGGAACGGCCTATTCCTGTGCCGAGAAGAAGCCCTGACCCGCGGCGACGCATGACGATCGTCACGCCCGCTTCGTTTGCGCCGACGCGGGGAGAGGCAGGGGCCTTCATGTTCCGGACGAATCCGATCCGATGAAACGCACGACGTTCGTCTGGACCTGTCCAGCGTGCAGCGAGCTCGTGTCGACCGAGCTCTCCACCGCGGACGATGCGAGTCTCGTGTGCAGCGCGTGCGGGAAGCGATTCGGCGACGAAGAGGCGGAAGCGCCCGCGGAGTCCCGCACCGGCACGGAGCAGCCGGCGGGCTGAGGCGGGATCAGGGGAGCGCGTCGATCGCGACGATCAGCTCGTCCGGGTCGATCGGCTTCGCGACGAAACCCGAGGCCCCCGAGGCGAGGGCCGCGGCCTTCGATTTCACGTCGCCCGACACGACGAGCACCGGAATGTGGCGAAGGCGCGGATCGGAACCCTGCCGCTCCCGGAACTGCCATCCGTCCATGACGGGAAGGCGCATGTCGAGGAGGATCGCGGTCGGAACAGGGTGGGTATCGAGGAACGACAGCGCGGCTTCGCCGTTCTCGACGCCCACGGCCTCGTCTCCCGTCAGCTGAATGAGGGCGCAGAACGCGTCCCGCGACGCGGGGTCGTCCTCGACGACGAGAAATCTCCGGGGAGCGGACGGCCGCTGTTCGGCGATTCGGGACAAGGTGAGAATGTCGCAAGCAAATCCGGGGCCAGAGACGCGCCCCGCGGGGCTTGCGGAGGGCACCCGGCTTGCAGCGCCCTTCACGGCCCGCGCGCCTCACGCGGCAAGGGAGGTGTTGCATGAAAAAGTGGGTGATCACGGTTCTGGCCGCGGGCGCCATGGCCGCCGCTCCGGCGGTCCGCGCGCAAGGCACGCGCCCGGTCCAGTTCGGTCTGAGCGGCGGCGCGGACTTCCCGGTGGCGGACCAGAGCGACGTCTACAAGACGGGATGGAACGGCACCGCGCTCGTCACGTTCAATTTCGGGAATTCACCGGTCGGACTTCGGCTCGACGGGTCGTACCACGAGCTGAAGACGAAGAACGAGCTCGAGGCGTTCTTCGCCGGATCGGGCAAGACCCGGATCATCGACGGGACTTTCGACAT from Thermoanaerobaculia bacterium includes these protein-coding regions:
- a CDS encoding mechanosensitive ion channel family protein, with product MSAKRHAEPEELRNGPDRVDIEEAPPEQIREREDVREALRQTASEGRTRPVPHTGDKIFFGISAAAALLLAVFYLGLVREIDLLDPVNSPLLRRGTLAALLIAAVLIFNRATSVFVVSRIESAVSKYNLKRVLRLVAGMLIVSIAFTVLFVNWRTTLASLGLISLVLGLALQAPLTSFFGWVYILAKSPYHVGDRIEIDDAVGDVIDVGYLDTTLWEVGGKYISGDHPSGRIVKFPNSKVLNTTIFNYSWPLFPYIWNEVKFQVAYTADFEFIARTLEEEAQKEIGSKMLKRIEVFRELLSRTPVDQLNVKERPAVFFRVNVNTWIDARVRYLVSPRNAGTVKTRLTKALLKKVQENPDKFRVPNDNNR
- a CDS encoding FAD-dependent oxidoreductase, translating into MSRILILGAGPAGLAAAYRLKELGHDDFEVLEARATPGGLASSETSRNGFVYDIGGHVLFSHFRYFDELFDRMLGDGYQELERESWIWIMDRFLPYPFQNNIKYLPKEAVLECVLGLIEANRAGQSPYDNFEDLIHGVFGAGIAKHFMMPYNFKVWAHPPRMLGTRWIGERVPVVDIERVLGNVILDRDDVSWGPNNTFKYPLHGGTGGLFTRIAATLRGKIRYGASVISIDARRKRVTLDTGKEVDYDELVSTIPLDRLVEGIAEAPPEVRRATGDLLHSGSAIVGVGVRQPCPSKKCWMYFPESSSPFYRVTYLSNYSPEVVPDASTHYSLLAEVSRSPYKPVNLDTVVDEVIDGMVASRLLSPADRRDIVDTHLIVRDYTYPIPSLDRDAGLSVIQPWLEARNIHSRGRFGAWKYEIGNMDHAVQMGAECVDRILLGTRELCWNDEILPKDEQTLRLMPEAAASAVVADVAQEDFVGATSEA
- a CDS encoding outer membrane beta-barrel protein, whose product is MKKWVITVLAAGAMAAAPAVRAQGTRPVQFGLSGGADFPVADQSDVYKTGWNGTALVTFNFGNSPVGLRLDGSYHELKTKNELEAFFAGSGKTRIIDGTFDIVAGPKNMTVEPYFIGGGGAYDLRFEGQDITTGNAFSHSTTRFGWNVGGGIAFPLQAGGSSRMFIEARYTSISVDVDTFSNSVHTGGTRFAFVPVNIGIVF
- a CDS encoding PKD domain-containing protein, with the protein product MLPRQPEPCSSSVRPRLGILVGALLFFLAFAGSARALEFYASPSGSSSGDGSISRPWDLTTALKQPSALKPGDTLWLRGGRYYGPFVSYLTGTSSAPITVRQYPGERATLDGVNAGGHTILQVSGAYTRYWGFEIMSSNTNRTSSSVSGSAVTTMQTPGHPGLKFINLVIHDTLGNGFWIDATDMEMNGCIVYYNGWSASDRGHGHGIYAQNNTGTKRFIDNIIFQQFDKGIQFFGGTAAPINNMDTEGNTVFQNGYIDSTESNNIEIGGGLIAQNPVFKNNYSYYSNIGKEDIGGYNTAGTSNLVYENNYDSADNDWPTQFTGLNGYTITGNVFHGHSGGFSTSAYPSNTFYLGSPPPNPPNQVFVRPNAWEPGRANITSYNWAHNATVYPDVSAVLKVGDVYEVRNAQNFYGPPVATGTYAGGRIPVPTTGLPSAPPIGWSTPAATGPEFNAYVLLRKSGSTTTTTGSAPDPHFSIKPNPAPVNTAVQFLDTTLNKPTSWTWAFGDGATSTSQNPTHTYTGKGTFTVRLTVKNAYGSASTTNTISIY
- a CDS encoding lmo0937 family membrane protein; its protein translation is MLLTIGIILFVAWLLGLVAFHVGGLIHLLLVLAVISVIVHLFTGRRSVV
- a CDS encoding response regulator, whose protein sequence is MSRIAEQRPSAPRRFLVVEDDPASRDAFCALIQLTGDEAVGVENGEAALSFLDTHPVPTAILLDMRLPVMDGWQFRERQGSDPRLRHIPVLVVSGDVKSKAAALASGASGFVAKPIDPDELIVAIDALP
- a CDS encoding glycosyltransferase is translated as MDTQPAGPPLVPGDFPLVVHSHLRWSFVWQRPQQIHSRLALHHPVLFIEEPVVAADGPPRLVVSEPWPNVLVVQPHLPEASPDETGSLEREREVVRLLRKERPAGFDRAVHWFYSPQLTPQLDAFDDPIAVVYDCMDELTQFAFAPRQLAEREKELLALADVVFTGGYELYRAKSRLHDNVHFFGCGVDFDHFHRAAGEADVAADLRGIPAPRLGYVGVIDERLDYPLIGALSRENPDWSLVFVGPVVKVDPASLPRAANLHYLGPRDYADLPSYIAGFQICLMPFAMNEASQFINPTKTLEYLASARPVLSTPIRDVVRNFGDTVHISDRGQFAARAREILEGRAIDPERGCDVARRSSWEQTIAKMESLVRAAAPAAGDGTASETVSA